A window of Streptomyces sp. NBC_01224 genomic DNA:
AACGCCGTCGGCCCGCGCAACCGGGACGCCTGGCGCATCGGCGACGCGCTGGCCGCACTCACCGGGGCATTCGGGAAGATCGTCCCCGCACTGGAAGGTTGGACCCACCATGAACGAAACGACTCGTAACCCGTCGAATCCGTTGCACATCGCTTTCTCCCCGTGCCCGAACGACACCTTCGTCTTCGACGCCTGGGCGCACGGAAGGGTCCCCGGCGCGCCCGCCCTCGATGTCACCTTCGCCGACATCGACATCACCAACAAAATGGCCGAGCGCGGTGAGCTCGACGTACTCAAGGTGTCGTACGCGGTGCTGCCCTGGGTGCTCGACGAGTACGCGCTGCTGCCGTGCGGCGGAGCGCTGGGGCGGGGCTGCGGACCGCTCGTCCTCACGAAGGAGGCGGGCACGGATCTGACGGGAAAGACCGTCGCCGTGCCGAGTGAGCGCTCCACGGCTTATCTGCTGTTCCGGCTCTGGGCGGCGGAAGTGGTGCCGGGCGGGGTCGGCGACATCGTCGTCATGCCGTTCGACGAGATCATGCCCGCCGTGCGTGACGGGAAGGTGGACGCCGGTCTCGTCATCCACGAGGCCCGTTTCACGTACCAGAACTACGGACTGCACAACCTCGCGGACATGGGCCGGCACTGGGAGGAGACGACCGGGCTGCCGATCCCGCTCGGCGCGATCATCGCCAAGCGGTCGCTGGGCGCGGACACGCTGAAGCTGCTCGCCGAGTCGGTGCGCACCTCGGTACGGATGGCCTGGGACGACCCTGCGGCGTCACGGCCCTACGTGCTGGAGCACGCGCAGGAGATGGACCCGGCCGTGGCGGACCAGCACATCGGGCTGTACGTCAACGAGTTCACCGCCGACCTCGGCGAGGACGGCTACGCGGCGATCCGCGGACTGCTGACCCGCGCCGCGGCCGAGGGGCTGGTACCGCCCCTCGGCCCGGATGCGCTGTCGTTCGCCTGAGATCGGCCGGAAGGCCGGAGTCAGACGTCGAGCTGATCGGCGACCGCGCGCAGCAGGCCGCCGATCTTCTTGCCGGCCGCCTTGTCGGGGTAACGGCCGCGCTCCAGCATCGGCGTGATGTTCTCCAGCAGGGTGGTCAGGTCCTGCACGATGGACGCGAGCTCGTCCGGCTTGCGGCGCTGTGCGGCCGCGACGGACGGGGTCGGGTCCAGGATCGCCACCGAGAGCGCCTGGTCTCCGCGCTGACCTGCGACGACGCCGAATTCGACGCGCTGGCCGGGCTTGAGTGCGTCGACGCCGTCAGGAAGCACCGAGGAGTGTACGAAGACGTCACCGCCGTCGTCGCGGGAGAGAAAGCCGAAGCCCTTCTCGCTGTTGAACCATTTGACCTTGCCAGTCGGCAAAGCACGCACCCCATCTCAACCCGTATGCCGGAACAAGCCTCAGCAGGTCAGGCTATCCAGTGGTGGTGCTCCCCTGCTGGCAGAAGCCTCCCCAGGTGAAGTACCCCTCGTCAAGCCTGGTCATCCGGACTCTGTCCAGAAACGGTGCTTGCGTGGCGCGTGGCTCGCCGTGGGACGGTTCGCCGTCGTCGGGAACTACTCTGGCGGGGTGAGCACTACTCCTTCTGGCGCAGGTGACCGGCTCGTCCGGATCGGCGCGATCGTCTTCTTCATCGGAGCACTGGCCACGCTGGCCACGGTGGCCCCGCTGTTCCTCGGAACCCATCCGCTTCCGTCCATCGCGTGGTCGCTGTGCATGCTGATGGGGGTGGGGTTCCTGATCGCCGCGGCGGGCGTGGTGCGCTCCGTGCGGGCGGGGGCGCCGAAGCGATAGGACTGCCGCGCCCGACGGTCGCTCCGGCCCGCCCCGACTCCGGACGGGCGTACCTGTCGGCCTCACCCTGGCCCCGACGCTGTGGCCGACTGCGGCTCGACCAGGACCGCGGGGTGTTGAGCAGGGTCTCGGCGACCTGCGTGGAGGACGTGAAGGTCAAGCGCCGCCGATATTCTGGGTGCGCTCCGACAGTGGATGCTGGGAAACTCCGAGCATGCCGATTGTTGAAGTCTCGCCCGGAGTGTCCATCGCGTACGAGACCTTCGGTGACCCTTCTGACGCACCTGTCCTGCTCGTGATGGGTTTCAGCGCTCAGATGATCGCCTGGCACGAGGATTTCTGCCGTGCACTCGCCCATCGTGGCCGCTATGTGATCCGGTACGACAACCGTGACTGCGGGCTGTCCACCAAGTTCGATGATCACCCCGTCGACACAGGCCGGCTCATCGCCGCTGTGAGCTCGGGAGACATTCCCTCCGCCCTCGCGATGGTTCCCTACACGCTTCAGGACATGGCCGACGACGGCCTCGACCTGCTCACGGCGCTCGGAATCGAACGAGCTCACGTGGTCGGATCCTCGATGGGCGGAATGATCGCCCAGACCATGGCCGTCACCCGGCCGAGGCGGGTGCTGACCCTGACGTCGATGATGTCCTCGACCGGCGAACCCGAATACGGCCGGTCCAGTCCCGAAGCCCAGGCAGTGGTCTCCAGTCCGAAGCCGGCGGACCGCGAGGGATACATCGCAGCGGCGGAGAGAGACCTGGCATGGGCCTCCAAGCGCTATGGCGACCCCGCAGCCCTTCGTGAGCTGGCTGCCAACAGTTACGACCGCGCGTACCACCCGGCCGGAGTCGGACGTCAGCTCGGAGCGATGGTCCTCGGTGGTTCACGCGCGGATGCGCTCCGGAAGCTTCGGGTCCCGACTCTGGTGATCCATGGCCTGGATGACACGCTGGTCGACCCCAGTGGTGGGGAACGCACCGCAGATCTCGTGCCCGGAGCGAAGCTCTTGTTGATCCCCGGTATGGGTCACGACCGCCCCCGCGAACTCTGGCCCGAGATCAACGACGCCATCGAGGCGCACACCAGCCTTCTGCGCCCGCCCAGCTGAGGCCTGACACGCTGTGAGGCCGACCGTGCGGCAGATCAACGACCACATCAGCGGTGCCCGGACGCCTCCAGCAGATCGGGGCGCATCCGCGGTCTCCCATTCCGGCTGCTCATCCCGTTGACTGCCTTCTACGAGACCTCTGCGCGGTTGAAAGCGGAGGCTCCCTCGCAGGGCCTGGTTGTCGAGATCACCTGGAACGCGATCCGCATTGCAGCGGGGGTCGCCTTTGTGGCTCTACTGGTGCACGGGCTGATGACTTGGCGTGCTCAGCGAGACAAGCCTGAGGCGGGCGTGGAGGTTGATGCGCCGACGAAGCGCCTCTGGCGTGCTCGCGCGTGTGCGGGGTCTCATCGCTCCGCCAACCCGCCGCTCCTACGGCGGCCAAGGGCGGCACGGCCACGCAGAGATCCCGCGAGTGCACCTGCGGCGGTGGCCATCGCGGATGTCTGCCGTGCGCACGCGGGAGTCAGGACGGGGTGACCGGGCCCGGGTCCTCGCCGGCGAGTTCGGCGAAGTGGTCGAACTCGCCGGCCACGACGCCCTTGGTGAAGGCGTCCCATTTCGTCGTGGTCGTCGTCACGACGTTCTCGGGGTCGCCGGTCTCCCGTAGATGGACCAGATCGTCCGGCCCGTACGCCAACTCGATCCAGGGGCCGGGGCCTTCCTCGCCCTCGGGGGCAGCGCGGATCCAGGTGAGGTTGGCGGGGATGTCAGCCATGGGCGCGGTTCTCCTTGAGGGTGCGCAGGAGAGCGGCCAGGGCGGCGGGTGTGGTGCGGAGTATCGCTCCGGTGGGGTCGCTGCTTTCGGTGAGGCTGACTGTGCTGTTGCTCGCGGCGACGTGTAGGCAGGATTCGCCCTGCCCGCAGTACGAGGATCTCTGCCATGAGTGCTGGTGCATATCCAGTTCCTTCACTGGTCGGCAATCAGACTGTGGATAAAGTCCCGGGACTTGTCCGGCGCCAGCGCCACGGCCTCGATGCGTGCCAGCAGGAGACGGTAGGCCTCCAACTCCGCCTCGGCATCCACCAGGACAGGGCCGTGTGACTGGTCCAGCGAGACCGTGTCGAGGCGTGGCACCGAGCCGTGCACGTACAGGATGGTCTGCCCGGATCCGGGATAGGCGCCGATGGCGAACGGGATTACCTGGACCGTGATGTGGTCCCGCTCGCTCTGCTCAAGCAGATGTCGAAGCTGGTTCCTGGCGACGACGGGGCCGCCAACCGGCACGCGGAGAGCAGCTTCATGAATGACTGCCCGGTACGTCGGCGGGCTTGGTCGGTCGAGGAGGGCCTGGCGTTGAAGTCGGTGACTCACGCGGTGCTCGATGTCCGAACGAGAGAACTCCGGCACCACCTGCCGGAAGATCTCGCGGGCATGGTCCGTGGTCTGGAGGAGACCCGGGACATGGGACGTGTTGGCGGACCGCAGCCCGGTCGCGTGGTGCTCCAGTTCCGCGATGTCCAGCAAAGGGGAGGGCAGTACCTCGCGGAACGTCTCCCACCAGCCCGATGAGCGTTCCCCGGCGAGGTCGAGCAGCCCAGCGATATACGCGGCATCCGAGCAGCGATAGTTGCGAGCCATTGCCCGCAGCCGTTCCGCGCTCACACCGAAACGGCTCGCCTCGATGTTGCTGAGCTGGGCCTGGCTGATGCCGAGCAGCCGGGCGCCCTCAGTGGCCGTGA
This region includes:
- a CDS encoding DUF397 domain-containing protein; this translates as MADIPANLTWIRAAPEGEEGPGPWIELAYGPDDLVHLRETGDPENVVTTTTTKWDAFTKGVVAGEFDHFAELAGEDPGPVTPS
- a CDS encoding helix-turn-helix domain-containing protein gives rise to the protein MASRSTPGVRRLRLGAELRRLRERAGLTATEGARLLGISQAQLSNIEASRFGVSAERLRAMARNYRCSDAAYIAGLLDLAGERSSGWWETFREVLPSPLLDIAELEHHATGLRSANTSHVPGLLQTTDHAREIFRQVVPEFSRSDIEHRVSHRLQRQALLDRPSPPTYRAVIHEAALRVPVGGPVVARNQLRHLLEQSERDHITVQVIPFAIGAYPGSGQTILYVHGSVPRLDTVSLDQSHGPVLVDAEAELEAYRLLLARIEAVALAPDKSRDFIHSLIADQ
- a CDS encoding cold-shock protein, encoding MPTGKVKWFNSEKGFGFLSRDDGGDVFVHSSVLPDGVDALKPGQRVEFGVVAGQRGDQALSVAILDPTPSVAAAQRRKPDELASIVQDLTTLLENITPMLERGRYPDKAAGKKIGGLLRAVADQLDV
- a CDS encoding alpha/beta fold hydrolase — its product is MPIVEVSPGVSIAYETFGDPSDAPVLLVMGFSAQMIAWHEDFCRALAHRGRYVIRYDNRDCGLSTKFDDHPVDTGRLIAAVSSGDIPSALAMVPYTLQDMADDGLDLLTALGIERAHVVGSSMGGMIAQTMAVTRPRRVLTLTSMMSSTGEPEYGRSSPEAQAVVSSPKPADREGYIAAAERDLAWASKRYGDPAALRELAANSYDRAYHPAGVGRQLGAMVLGGSRADALRKLRVPTLVIHGLDDTLVDPSGGERTADLVPGAKLLLIPGMGHDRPRELWPEINDAIEAHTSLLRPPS
- a CDS encoding DUF397 domain-containing protein, with product MHQHSWQRSSYCGQGESCLHVAASNSTVSLTESSDPTGAILRTTPAALAALLRTLKENRAHG
- a CDS encoding 1,4-dihydroxy-6-naphthoate synthase, with translation MNETTRNPSNPLHIAFSPCPNDTFVFDAWAHGRVPGAPALDVTFADIDITNKMAERGELDVLKVSYAVLPWVLDEYALLPCGGALGRGCGPLVLTKEAGTDLTGKTVAVPSERSTAYLLFRLWAAEVVPGGVGDIVVMPFDEIMPAVRDGKVDAGLVIHEARFTYQNYGLHNLADMGRHWEETTGLPIPLGAIIAKRSLGADTLKLLAESVRTSVRMAWDDPAASRPYVLEHAQEMDPAVADQHIGLYVNEFTADLGEDGYAAIRGLLTRAAAEGLVPPLGPDALSFA